One region of Carassius gibelio isolate Cgi1373 ecotype wild population from Czech Republic chromosome A1, carGib1.2-hapl.c, whole genome shotgun sequence genomic DNA includes:
- the zgc:56493 gene encoding thioredoxin-like, with product MIIIIEDQDGFDKALAEAGGKLVVVDFTATWCGPCQSIAPFYKGLSENPSYANVVFLKVDVDDAQDVAQSCEIKCMPTFHFYKNGKKLDEFSGSNQAKLEEILNQHKG from the exons ATGATCATCATCATTGAAGATCAG GATGGCTTTGACAAGGCTCTTGCTGAGGCAGGTGGTAAGCTTGTAGTGGTTGATTTTACAGCTACGTGGTGCGGGCCTTGTCAGAGCATCGCTCCATTTTACAAA GGCCTGTCTGAAAATCCTTCCTATGCTAATGTGGTCTTCCTTAAAGTGGACGTGGATGATGcacag GATGTAGCCCAGTCTTGTGAGATAAAATGTATGCCAACATTCCACTTCTACAAGAACGGGAAGAAG ctGGATGAGTTCTCTGGGTCCAACCAGGCTAAACTGGAAGAGATTTTGAACCAACACAAAGGCTAA